One genomic segment of Streptomyces sp. NBC_00239 includes these proteins:
- a CDS encoding ABC transporter permease: MLVHSKAGRWAAWGVFLVLFLPLFALPLLVVVAASFATNWSGAFPSGPTTVHYASAVRGESLQALTTSLVTALVASLLALTFGTWAALSAAALKKHGKRTLDALFMLPVAVPSVVVGLAVLVAFSRPPLLLNGTSSIVILAHTILVTAFAYQSVSAAIVRLDPAYEQAAASLGARPAYVLWRVRLPLLLPSLNAAAGLCFALSMGELSATMMLYPPDWMPLPVRIFTATDRGSLYSGSAVAVVLMGTTLLVLLAVSRIRTKASYR, from the coding sequence GTGCTGGTGCATAGCAAGGCGGGCCGCTGGGCCGCCTGGGGCGTCTTCCTCGTCCTCTTCCTGCCGCTGTTCGCGCTGCCCCTGCTGGTCGTCGTGGCCGCCTCCTTCGCCACGAACTGGTCCGGCGCCTTCCCGTCCGGCCCGACCACCGTCCACTACGCCTCGGCCGTCCGCGGGGAATCCCTCCAGGCGCTGACCACCAGCCTGGTCACCGCCCTGGTCGCCAGCCTGCTCGCGCTCACCTTCGGCACGTGGGCGGCGCTCTCCGCGGCCGCCCTGAAGAAGCACGGGAAGCGCACCCTGGACGCGCTGTTCATGCTGCCCGTCGCGGTGCCCTCGGTGGTCGTCGGCCTCGCCGTGCTCGTCGCCTTCAGCCGGCCGCCGCTGCTCCTCAACGGCACCAGCAGCATCGTCATCCTGGCGCACACGATTCTTGTCACGGCGTTCGCCTACCAGTCGGTCTCCGCCGCGATCGTACGGCTCGACCCCGCGTACGAGCAGGCCGCGGCCAGCCTGGGCGCCCGGCCCGCGTACGTGCTGTGGCGGGTCAGGCTCCCGCTCCTGCTGCCGTCGCTCAACGCGGCCGCAGGGCTCTGCTTCGCCCTGTCCATGGGCGAGTTGAGCGCCACGATGATGCTCTACCCGCCGGACTGGATGCCGCTGCCCGTGCGCATCTTCACGGCCACCGACCGCGGCTCGCTGTACAGCGGCTCCGCCGTCGCCGTGGTGCTCATGGGCACCACGCTGCTGGTCCTGCTGGCCGTCTCCCGGATCCGCACCAAGGCCTCCTACCGCTGA
- a CDS encoding HAD-IIA family hydrolase: MAERKPIESWLTDMDGVLIHEGTPIPGADLFIKRLRDSGKPFLVLTNNSIYTPRDLQARLQRMGLDVPVENIWTSALATAKFLDDQRPGGTAYVIGEAGLTTALHDIGYILTDHDPDYVVLGETRTYSFEAMTKAVRLINAGARFICTNPDETGPSTEGPLPATGAVAALITKATGKKPYFAGKPNPLMMRTGLNAIGAHSETSAMIGDRMDTDVLAGLEAGMQTFLVLTGLTSVEDIDKFPYRPSKTVDSIADLVERV, translated from the coding sequence GTGGCAGAGCGCAAGCCGATCGAATCCTGGCTCACCGACATGGACGGGGTCCTCATCCACGAGGGCACGCCGATTCCGGGGGCGGATCTGTTCATCAAGCGGCTGCGCGACTCGGGCAAGCCCTTCCTGGTCCTCACGAACAACTCCATCTACACCCCGCGCGACCTCCAGGCCCGCCTCCAGCGCATGGGCCTGGACGTGCCCGTCGAGAACATCTGGACCTCGGCGCTCGCCACCGCCAAGTTCCTCGACGACCAGCGCCCCGGCGGCACGGCGTACGTCATCGGCGAGGCGGGCCTGACCACCGCCCTGCACGACATCGGCTACATCCTGACCGACCACGACCCGGACTACGTCGTGCTCGGCGAGACCCGCACGTACAGCTTCGAGGCCATGACCAAGGCGGTCCGGCTGATCAACGCCGGCGCCCGGTTCATCTGCACCAACCCCGACGAGACCGGCCCGAGCACCGAGGGCCCGCTGCCCGCCACCGGCGCGGTCGCCGCGCTGATCACCAAGGCGACTGGCAAGAAGCCGTACTTCGCGGGCAAGCCGAACCCGCTGATGATGCGCACCGGCCTCAACGCGATCGGCGCGCACTCCGAGACCAGCGCCATGATCGGCGACCGGATGGACACCGACGTGCTGGCCGGTCTGGAGGCCGGCATGCAGACCTTCCTCGTGCTGACCGGGCTCACCTCCGTCGAGGACATCGACAAGTTCCCGTACCGCCCCTCGAAGACCGTCGACTCGATCGCGGACCTCGTCGAGCGCGTCTGA
- a CDS encoding 2-aminoethylphosphonate ABC transporter permease subunit: protein MWAVPPVAVLGLVFLYPIGLVVQQSLTPDGGGGAFDAYADVFGSTSFREALWTTVWLAVAATAGCLALGFVLALVIAFVPFPGAKAVARFVDVFLSFPSFLITLALLFIYGTVGMANGVWTDLTGAAEGPFHFLTTPWGVLLAEITYFTPFVMRPLLAAFSQLDTAQLEVASSLGARPARIVRQVILPEAVPALAAGGSLVLVMCLNEFGIVLFTGAKGVTTLPMLVYGKAILESDYPAACVVAVVNIAISVGLFGLYRVVSKRAGA from the coding sequence CTGTGGGCGGTGCCGCCCGTCGCCGTCCTCGGGCTGGTCTTCCTCTACCCGATCGGCCTCGTCGTCCAGCAGTCGCTGACGCCGGACGGCGGCGGCGGTGCCTTCGACGCCTACGCCGACGTGTTCGGCTCCACGTCCTTCCGCGAAGCGCTGTGGACCACCGTGTGGCTGGCCGTCGCCGCCACCGCCGGCTGCCTGGCGCTCGGCTTCGTCCTCGCGCTGGTCATCGCCTTCGTGCCGTTCCCCGGAGCGAAGGCCGTCGCCCGGTTCGTCGACGTCTTCCTCTCCTTCCCGTCCTTCCTGATCACCCTCGCGCTGCTGTTCATCTACGGCACCGTCGGGATGGCCAACGGGGTGTGGACGGACCTCACCGGGGCCGCCGAGGGGCCCTTCCACTTCCTGACCACCCCCTGGGGCGTGCTCCTCGCGGAGATCACCTACTTCACGCCGTTCGTGATGCGCCCCCTGCTCGCCGCGTTCTCACAGCTCGACACCGCGCAGTTGGAGGTCGCCTCCTCGCTCGGCGCGCGGCCCGCCCGGATCGTGCGGCAGGTGATCCTGCCCGAGGCCGTGCCCGCGCTCGCCGCCGGCGGCAGCCTCGTCCTCGTCATGTGCCTCAACGAGTTCGGCATCGTCCTGTTCACCGGGGCCAAGGGCGTCACGACCCTGCCGATGCTCGTCTACGGCAAGGCGATCCTCGAATCCGACTACCCGGCGGCGTGCGTGGTCGCCGTCGTCAACATCGCGATCTCCGTCGGCCTGTTCGGCCTCTACCGGGTGGTGAGCAAGCGTGCTGGTGCATAG
- a CDS encoding alkaline phosphatase family protein, with the protein MPTVPALLPRRRTLAVAAAAAALVAGTLGTQAATAEPAAANTDKVLVIGLDGVVLDRLKVANAPYLKGLMAQGLTARSTLYANPMAATSSGPGWSTIATGAWPDRHGVKDNSFTGKNYTAYPDFLTRIENAAPTLNTYAAADWEPIASADAGGPIFSAKVDKRLGLKGDRDGYLTEDPKIAAAAAAELRDQNPDAAFVYFGQVDGAGHSYGAASQQYLDSIARVDALVGQVLNAVAARPTYDRENWKILVTTDHGHTAAGGHGGSTIQERGTFVLAKGAGIPAGSVRDDVRLVDVAAIALRHVGVAAPGIDGLALDAADNDAFDTLRPALQARLDETGIPATTKGFTRTPPAGWSVDNSRMGSGGVTEWAGWSFATDEFWSQAQRDQWRELGVRSRDVFAVADSDEWDDKAHTGTFDSTLISPEYPVTGGSTVNLRYTTHYRQDGAQTAQVLVSYNGGAATVVKSHTADALATTESLALRVPAGATDVRVSFRYTGTNNWYWTVDNVTVG; encoded by the coding sequence GTGCCCACTGTCCCCGCCCTGTTGCCCCGGCGCCGTACGCTCGCCGTGGCGGCCGCCGCCGCGGCCCTCGTCGCCGGCACCCTCGGCACCCAGGCCGCCACCGCCGAACCGGCCGCGGCCAACACGGACAAGGTCCTGGTCATCGGCCTCGACGGAGTCGTGCTGGACCGGCTGAAAGTCGCCAACGCCCCTTACCTGAAGGGCCTGATGGCCCAGGGCCTCACCGCGCGCAGCACCCTCTACGCCAACCCGATGGCCGCCACCTCCTCCGGCCCCGGCTGGTCCACCATCGCCACCGGCGCCTGGCCCGACCGGCACGGCGTGAAGGACAACTCCTTCACCGGCAAGAACTACACGGCCTACCCCGACTTCCTGACCCGCATCGAGAACGCCGCCCCCACCCTCAACACGTACGCGGCCGCCGACTGGGAGCCCATCGCCTCCGCCGACGCCGGCGGCCCGATCTTCTCCGCCAAGGTCGACAAGCGCCTCGGCCTCAAGGGCGACCGGGACGGCTACCTCACCGAGGACCCGAAGATCGCCGCCGCGGCCGCCGCCGAGCTGCGCGACCAGAACCCCGACGCCGCCTTCGTCTACTTCGGCCAGGTCGACGGCGCCGGCCACTCCTACGGCGCCGCCAGCCAGCAGTACCTCGACTCGATCGCCCGCGTCGACGCACTCGTCGGCCAGGTCCTGAACGCGGTCGCGGCCCGGCCCACGTACGACCGGGAGAACTGGAAGATCCTGGTCACCACCGACCACGGGCACACCGCCGCCGGCGGCCACGGCGGCTCCACCATCCAGGAGCGCGGCACCTTCGTGCTCGCCAAGGGCGCGGGAATCCCCGCCGGTTCGGTCCGCGACGACGTCCGTCTCGTCGACGTCGCCGCCATCGCCCTGCGGCACGTGGGCGTCGCCGCCCCCGGCATCGACGGCCTCGCCCTGGACGCCGCCGACAACGACGCCTTCGACACCCTGCGCCCCGCCCTCCAGGCCCGCCTGGACGAGACGGGCATCCCCGCCACCACCAAGGGCTTCACCCGCACCCCGCCCGCAGGCTGGTCCGTGGACAACTCCCGCATGGGCAGCGGCGGCGTGACCGAGTGGGCCGGCTGGTCCTTCGCCACCGACGAGTTCTGGAGCCAGGCCCAGCGCGACCAGTGGCGCGAGCTGGGCGTCCGCTCCCGTGACGTGTTCGCCGTCGCCGACTCCGACGAGTGGGACGACAAGGCCCACACCGGCACCTTCGACTCCACCCTGATCAGCCCCGAATACCCGGTCACCGGCGGCTCCACGGTCAACCTCCGCTACACCACCCACTACCGCCAGGACGGCGCGCAGACCGCCCAGGTGCTCGTCTCGTACAACGGGGGCGCGGCCACGGTCGTCAAGAGCCACACCGCCGACGCCCTCGCCACGACGGAGTCGCTCGCCCTCCGGGTCCCGGCCGGTGCCACCGACGTCCGCGTCAGCTTCCGCTACACGGGCACCAACAACTGGTACTGGACCGTCGACAACGTCACCGTCGGCTAG
- a CDS encoding 2-aminoethylphosphonate ABC transporter substrate-binding protein encodes MSRNLLRPIAAVTGSLALAAGLTACGATADSANGEKVVTVYSADGLKGENGDGWYDKVFADFTKKTGIKVKYVEGGSGEMVQRAVREKTNTQADVLITLPPFIQQADGKGLIEAYRPQGSEQVNGGDKAADGKWTSVVNNYFGFVYNKKELARAPKTWEELLDGKFKGKLQYSTPGVAGDGTAVLIKAMHDFGGQAPALEYLKKLQTNNVGPSSSTSKLAPKTDKGEILVANGDVQMNFAQSKSMPNLGIWFPAKDGGKPTTFALPYAAGLVAKAPHGDNGKKLLDHLLSEDAQKLVSEVGGGFPARSDVKPTDANAVALTKLMAGVEIFEPDWADIDENLSAYVDAWKSATGS; translated from the coding sequence ATGTCCCGCAACCTGCTCCGCCCGATCGCCGCAGTCACCGGCAGCCTCGCCCTCGCCGCCGGGCTCACCGCCTGCGGCGCCACCGCCGACTCCGCGAACGGCGAGAAGGTCGTCACCGTCTACAGCGCCGACGGCCTCAAGGGCGAGAACGGCGACGGCTGGTACGACAAGGTCTTCGCCGACTTCACCAAGAAGACCGGCATCAAGGTCAAGTACGTCGAGGGCGGTTCCGGCGAGATGGTGCAGCGCGCCGTCCGCGAGAAGACCAACACCCAGGCCGACGTGCTGATCACGCTCCCGCCCTTCATCCAGCAGGCCGACGGCAAGGGCCTGATCGAGGCCTACCGGCCGCAGGGCTCCGAGCAGGTCAACGGCGGCGACAAGGCCGCCGACGGCAAGTGGACCTCCGTCGTCAACAACTACTTCGGTTTCGTCTACAACAAGAAGGAGCTCGCCCGGGCCCCCAAGACCTGGGAGGAGCTGCTCGACGGCAAGTTCAAGGGCAAGCTGCAGTACTCGACCCCCGGCGTCGCGGGCGACGGCACCGCCGTCCTCATCAAGGCCATGCACGATTTCGGCGGGCAGGCGCCGGCGCTGGAGTACCTGAAGAAGCTCCAGACGAACAACGTCGGCCCGTCCTCCTCCACCAGCAAGCTCGCCCCCAAGACCGACAAGGGCGAGATCCTGGTCGCCAACGGCGACGTCCAGATGAACTTCGCCCAGTCCAAGTCCATGCCGAACCTGGGCATCTGGTTCCCCGCCAAGGACGGCGGCAAGCCCACCACCTTCGCCCTCCCGTACGCCGCCGGCCTCGTCGCCAAGGCCCCGCACGGCGACAACGGCAAGAAGCTCCTCGACCACCTCCTCAGCGAGGACGCCCAGAAGCTGGTCAGCGAGGTCGGCGGCGGCTTCCCCGCCCGCTCCGACGTCAAGCCCACCGACGCCAACGCGGTAGCGCTCACGAAGCTCATGGCGGGCGTCGAGATCTTCGAGCCGGACTGGGCCGACATCGACGAGAACCTCTCCGCGTACGTCGACGCGTGGAAGTCGGCCACCGGAAGCTGA
- a CDS encoding class F sortase: MGAEPRTAPSGRILTGVAWAVLVMGLWLWGREITELPGGSAGAAGALFGAGLPAPHPPLEGAALPARVDVPSIGVQAPVVARGLDRDGAIDPPPYDRPGAVGWYGSGTRPGAAGAALFVGHVDTASKPAVFYGLSSAKQGDTVRVLRDDGLIAQFTIEDVQVYERERFEAAKVYGPRVAGRAELRLITCGGTYDRVAKEYTANVVVSAYLTGVSRAPGASRAPARPV, translated from the coding sequence ATGGGGGCTGAACCGCGCACCGCACCGAGCGGCCGGATACTGACCGGGGTGGCCTGGGCGGTGCTGGTGATGGGCCTGTGGCTGTGGGGGCGCGAGATCACCGAACTGCCCGGCGGCAGCGCGGGCGCCGCCGGTGCGCTCTTCGGCGCCGGGCTGCCGGCCCCGCACCCGCCGCTCGAGGGCGCCGCGCTGCCGGCCCGGGTCGACGTGCCGTCCATAGGCGTACAGGCGCCGGTGGTCGCCCGCGGGCTCGACCGGGACGGGGCGATCGACCCGCCGCCGTACGACCGGCCCGGCGCGGTCGGCTGGTACGGCAGCGGCACCCGCCCGGGCGCGGCGGGCGCCGCCCTGTTCGTCGGCCACGTGGACACCGCGTCGAAGCCGGCCGTCTTCTACGGACTGAGCTCGGCGAAGCAGGGCGACACGGTCCGGGTGCTGCGCGACGACGGGCTGATCGCGCAGTTCACGATCGAGGACGTCCAGGTCTACGAGCGCGAGCGCTTCGAGGCGGCGAAGGTGTACGGGCCGCGGGTGGCGGGCCGCGCCGAGCTGCGGCTGATCACGTGCGGCGGCACGTACGACCGGGTGGCCAAGGAGTACACGGCGAACGTCGTGGTGTCCGCGTACCTGACCGGTGTGAGCCGCGCGCCCGGTGCGAGCCGGGCGCCGGCCCGGCCGGTGTAG
- a CDS encoding ABC transporter ATP-binding protein — MSGIRFDSVSVAYHGNTVLDSLDLTVQPGEVMALLGPSGSGKTTALRAVAGFVRPVSGRVLIGDRDVTDLPPHKRGIGMVVQQYALFPHMRVQDNVEFGLRAQKVPKAEIPARVAEALEMTGMAAYARRYPRELSGGQQQRVAIARALAIRPKVLLLDEPLSALDAQLRSGMLAELARLHRELPDVSLLYVTHDQVEALTLADRIAVMDKARLQDCGTPQQLYRAPRNEFTASFVGNANLLPVTVADTAGAAEFAGTRLTLDTGRAAPGATATLCVRPHLLGLGAGPNALHGRISEVQWRGSTHRLYVEVAGHRVKADLPELRETPALGEEVTLHFAPQDAVLLAAGVADA, encoded by the coding sequence GTGAGCGGCATCCGCTTCGACTCCGTTTCGGTCGCCTACCACGGCAACACGGTCCTCGACTCGCTGGACCTGACCGTCCAACCGGGCGAGGTCATGGCCCTGCTCGGGCCCTCCGGCTCGGGCAAGACCACCGCACTGCGGGCCGTCGCCGGCTTCGTCCGCCCGGTCTCCGGCCGCGTCCTGATCGGCGACCGCGACGTCACGGACCTGCCGCCGCACAAGCGCGGCATCGGGATGGTCGTCCAGCAGTACGCCCTCTTCCCGCACATGCGCGTCCAGGACAACGTCGAATTCGGGCTGCGCGCCCAGAAGGTGCCCAAGGCCGAGATACCCGCCCGGGTCGCGGAGGCCCTGGAGATGACCGGCATGGCCGCCTACGCCCGCCGCTACCCGCGCGAGCTGTCCGGCGGCCAGCAGCAGCGCGTCGCCATCGCCCGCGCGCTGGCCATCCGCCCCAAGGTGCTGCTCCTCGACGAGCCGCTGTCCGCGCTCGACGCGCAGCTGCGCTCCGGCATGCTCGCGGAACTCGCCCGCCTGCACCGCGAACTGCCCGACGTCTCCCTCCTGTACGTCACCCACGACCAGGTCGAGGCGCTCACCCTCGCCGACCGGATCGCGGTCATGGACAAGGCGCGGCTCCAGGACTGCGGCACCCCGCAGCAGCTGTACCGGGCCCCGCGGAACGAGTTCACCGCCTCCTTCGTCGGCAACGCCAACCTGCTGCCGGTCACGGTGGCGGACACGGCCGGCGCCGCGGAGTTCGCGGGCACCCGGCTCACCCTGGACACCGGCCGGGCGGCGCCCGGCGCCACCGCCACCCTGTGCGTGCGCCCGCACCTGCTCGGACTCGGCGCCGGCCCCAACGCCCTGCACGGCCGGATCTCCGAGGTCCAATGGCGCGGCTCCACCCACCGGCTGTACGTCGAGGTGGCCGGCCACCGGGTCAAGGCGGACCTGCCCGAGCTGCGGGAGACCCCGGCGCTCGGGGAAGAGGTCACCCTGCACTTCGCCCCGCAGGACGCGGTGCTGCTCGCGGCGGGCGTGGCCGATGCGTAG